A genome region from Oncorhynchus masou masou isolate Uvic2021 chromosome 14, UVic_Omas_1.1, whole genome shotgun sequence includes the following:
- the LOC135554492 gene encoding transmembrane emp24 domain-containing protein 1-like, whose product MGSMFDLSVAGRLYLLSCFVVSVDFTLGLGQSQDTEFTFLLPAGRTECFYQTATKNGSLEVEYQVIAGAGLDVGFTLISPSGYKLASEFRTSDGIHTVEPTEDGDYRLCFDNSFSKLSEKMVFFEVIVEGQPGDTWGDEEWADMAEPESMVEYKLEDIRETMDSVHRHLERSRQLQTMLRAFEARDRYLLEDNLWRVSFWSSMSLLVILTVAVTQVYTLRRLFDDKRVCKP is encoded by the exons ATGGGTTCCATGTTTGATCTGAGCGTTGCTGGAAGACTCTATTTGCTGTCTTGTTTCGTTGTATCTGTGGACTTCACTTTAGGCTTGGGACAAAGCCAAGATACTGAATTCACGTTTCTACTCCCGGCGGgtagaacagaatgtttctaCCAAACAGCTACGAAGAACGGAAGCCTGGAAGTAGAATACCAG GTGATTGCAGGTGCAGGCCTGGATGTGGGCTTCACCCTGATCTCCCCCAGCGGATACAAGCTGGCCTCTGAGTTCAGGACATCTGACGGCATCCACAC GGTGGAGCCTACAGAGGATGGAGACTACCGGCTGTGTTTTGACAACAGCTTCAGTAAGCTTTCTGAGAAGATGGTGTTCTTCGAGGTGATTGTGGAGGGCCAGCCTGGGGACACCTGGGGCGATGAAGAGTGGGCTGACATGGCCGAGCCAGAGAGTATGGTGGAGTACAAACTGGAAGACATCAGG GAGACCATGGACTCAGTGCACAGGCACCTGGAGAGGAGCCGGCAGCTTCAGACCATGCTGAGGGCCTTCGAGGCCCGGGACCGCTATCTACTGGAGGACAATCTGTGGAGGGTCTCGTTCTGGTCCTCCATGAGCCTCCTGGTCATCCTGACTGTGGCCGTCACACAGGTCTACACCCTCCGACGCCTCTTCGACGACAAGAGGGTCTGCAAACCCTAG
- the LOC135554491 gene encoding tumor necrosis factor ligand superfamily member 14-like, whose product MAEGGVPYPSVFMVDSHAAYPPLPPKPRPPGRGGVAQSLLFLLVGLALCGLAIEACFIYHLYSKQGSAESGSAGMSIQDQEDIPNEVPPTSRPNPIVLPSKPVAHLTAGPQTPHEDGVMVWNMQADPILHEMEYKDGKLVIQKEGYYYVYSKIFFSEVDVVFTHSVCRTTQRYLSKDTELLQSRRYYPKFGKIMSTSNSYLGGVFHFFEDDSIFVKVKNVTQVRIQHSTENVFGIYMI is encoded by the exons ATGGCTGAGGGTGGTGTCCCATACCCCTCCGTGTTCATGGTGGATAGCCATGCAGCCTACCCACCGCTGCCCCCCAAACCGAGACCTCCTGGTCGGGGTGGTGTGGCCCAAAGCCTGCTGTTCTTGCTGGTTGGTCTGGCTTTGTGTGGCTTGGCCATAGAGGCCTGCTTCATCTACCACCTCTACTCCAAACAGGGATCT GCGGAGTCAGGGTCAGCTGGTATGAGTATCCAAG ACCAAGAGGACATTCCGAATGAGGTTCCCCCAACTTCAAGACCAAACCCTATTGTGTTGCCTTCAAAACCTGTTGCACATCTGACAG CTGGACCTCAAACACCCCATGAAGATGGAGTCATGGTATGGAACATGCAGGCAGACCCAATCCTCCATGAAATGGAGTACAAAGATGGGAAGCTTGTCATCCAGAAGGAAGGCTACTACTACGTCTACTCTAAGATCTTCTTCAGTGAGGTCGATGTTGTGTTCACACACTCGGTCTGCAGAACTACTCAACGGTACCTTAGTAAGGACACTGAACTCCTTCAGTCCAGGAGATATTACCCCAAGTTTGGGAAAATTATGTCCACATCAAACAGCTACCTGGGAGGGGTGTTCCACTTCTTTGAAGATGACTCCATCTTTGTCAAAGTGAAAAATGTCACTCAAGTTCGGATACAACATTCCACAGAGAACGTGTTTGGTATCTATATGATATAA